CCACTGGCCGAGCGGCTTTACGTCGACCTGGCCTAATGAGGGGCAGGGTGATGGGACGGTCGTCATTGACGTCGGCGACATGCTCTTTCCGTTTAAGATGTATGCGACGTCGCGGATCACGCTGCGAATTGAGCGTGGCCTGATCCGATCGATCGAGGGCGGATTCGAGGCCGAATACCTCAAGGAGTACATGGCCAGCTACAACGACCCCGGCGCCTATGGGATATCGCATGTGGGGTACGGTCTGCAGCCGAGGGCGAAATGGACGGCCCTTCAAATGCAGCATGACAAGTCGCGCACTCTCGGGATGGATGGTCGGTCGTTCTACGGAAACTTCCTGTTCTCGACCGGGCCAAATTCCGAAGCTGGCGGTCGCAACAACTCGCCATGTCATATCGATATCCCGATGCGGAATTGCACGGTGCTCCTCGATGGCGAAGCGATGGTGCGGGATGGCGACGTCGTCGCGGCAGATCAGCGCGTGGCGGGTGCTGGGCCTCAGACCGGTGTCCAGCTCGTCGCGGCGGAATAATCATCAAGATTCCTAGGGAGCGTAAGGAGGGTAACATGTGGAAGATCTATTTGGCGGCGGTGCTGGCGACGGTCGCCGGTCCTGCTTTTGGGCAAGTCAAGCTGGGGGCGACGCTGTCGACGACCGGTCCTGCGGCATCGCTCGGAATCCCGGAGCGCAACACGCTTCAACTGCTCCCCAAATCGGTCGGAGGGGTCTCGATCGAGTGGGTCATACTCGATGATGCGTCCGACACGACCGCCGCCCGCAAGAATGCGGAGAAGCTCACGTCGGAAGACAAGGTCGATGCCATCATCGGTTCCAGCACGACTCCCAACTCGCTTGCGATGATCGAGGTCGCCAACGGCGCACAGACGCCGATGATCAGCCTCGGAGCCTCGGCGCGGATCGTCGATCCGATGGACGCGCAACGCCGTTGGGTGTTCAAGACGCCGTACCACGACAGCATGATCGCGGAGACCGTGGCGCGGCACATGAAGTCGACCGGCGTGAAGACGCTGGCCTACATCGGTTTCAATGATGCCTACGGAGAAGGATGGGGCGCGGAACTCCAGAAGGCGGCCGAGCGAAATGGCGTAACGATGGGCGCCTGGGAGAAGTACAATCGGACCGACACAAGCGTCACGGCTCAGGTTCTGAAGGTCATGTCCGCCAATCCGGACGCGGTACTGATCGGCGCATCTGGCACCCCGGCTGTGCTTCCGCAGGTTACGCTCCGTGAGCGCGGCTATAAGGGTAAGATCTACCAGACCTCCGGTGTCATCAATAACGACTTCCTTCGCGTGGGTGGGAAGAACGTCGAGGGCACTCTGCTGCCAAGCGGACCGGTCATCGTGGTCGATCAACTGCCGGACGATCAGCCGACCAAAGCGACCGGTTTGGAGTATAAGAAGCTCTACGAGGAGACCTACGGTCCCAACTCGCTCTCGACATTCGGTGCGAATGCATACGATGCATGGCTTCTTCTCAAGAACGCCATTCCGAAGGCCGCAGCCAAGGCCAAGCCCGGCACGCCGGAATTCCGTCAGGCGCTGCGTGACGAGATCGAGCATACCGCCAACTTACCGGCGACCCATGGCGTATTCAACCTGACTGCGCAGGATCACCTGGGCTTTGCGGTCGATGCTCCGGCAATGATCACCATTCGAAATGGAACGTGGGCTTTCGTTAAAGCCAACGGCTCCTGAGTTCCTCCCTGACTTGGGCCGCTCCTGAACGGAGCGGTCCACCTTTTTTGGAGCTCGCATGAACATCGATATCTTTCTTATTCTAGCGCAGGACGGGCTCGTGAACGCCGCGGTCTACGCCCTCGCGGCGATCGCGCTCGTGCTCGTCTACGCCGTAACGCGCATCGTGTTTGTCCCGCAGGGCGAGTTCGTTGCCTACGGAGCCCTCACCTTCGCTGGATTGCTGGCTGGCGTCGTTCCCATGACGGTGTGGCTGATGCTTGCCGGCTCTGTGCTTCTCTCCACCGTGGACATCTGGAAGGCGTATCGCGGCGGTGTACCGTCAAAGGTACTAGGAAAAGCGCTTTCAGAGATCCTCTATGCGTTGGCCGTCGCATTCGTAGCGTGGCGGTTCGCACCAGGCGGCATGTCTCAGCTTCTCGCAATTCCGCTTACCCTTGCGATTATGATTCCGCTGGGGCCTCAGATCTACCGGCTCGCGTTCGAGCCCATAGCTGGGGCGTCGGTCCTGATGCTCTTGATCGTTGCGACGGCCGTCCACTTCGTCATGGTTGGCGTTGGTCTCCTCGCATTCGGCGCCGAGGGATCGAGAAATCCTCCTGTTGCTGACTTCTCAATGAATTGGGGACCGGTGTTGGTCACGGCCCAGAGTGTGTGGGTGATTGTGGCGTCACTAGCCGGGATTGTGGCTCTGTGGTTGTTCTTCGGTTTCACCCTACGTGGTAGGGCGCTGCGAGCCGTGGCGGTTAACCGCATCGGCGCCAAGCTCGTGGGCATCCGGGGCAAACATGCAGGCAGGCTTACCTTTGCGCTTGCAGCCGCAATCGGTACTTCTTGCGGCATCCTGATCTCTCCGGTGACGACGATCTATTATGATACGGGTTTCCTCATCGGACTAAAGGGCTTCGTGGCAGCTATCATCGGCGGACTGGCAAGCTATCCACTCGCTGCCGTGG
This genomic stretch from Bradyrhizobium sp. CCGB12 harbors:
- a CDS encoding branched-chain amino acid ABC transporter permease; its protein translation is MNIDIFLILAQDGLVNAAVYALAAIALVLVYAVTRIVFVPQGEFVAYGALTFAGLLAGVVPMTVWLMLAGSVLLSTVDIWKAYRGGVPSKVLGKALSEILYALAVAFVAWRFAPGGMSQLLAIPLTLAIMIPLGPQIYRLAFEPIAGASVLMLLIVATAVHFVMVGVGLLAFGAEGSRNPPVADFSMNWGPVLVTAQSVWVIVASLAGIVALWLFFGFTLRGRALRAVAVNRIGAKLVGIRGKHAGRLTFALAAAIGTSCGILISPVTTIYYDTGFLIGLKGFVAAIIGGLASYPLAAVGALLVGILESYSSFWASAYKEVIVFTLIIPVLLWRSLRGIHFEEE
- a CDS encoding ABC transporter substrate-binding protein, with the translated sequence MWKIYLAAVLATVAGPAFGQVKLGATLSTTGPAASLGIPERNTLQLLPKSVGGVSIEWVILDDASDTTAARKNAEKLTSEDKVDAIIGSSTTPNSLAMIEVANGAQTPMISLGASARIVDPMDAQRRWVFKTPYHDSMIAETVARHMKSTGVKTLAYIGFNDAYGEGWGAELQKAAERNGVTMGAWEKYNRTDTSVTAQVLKVMSANPDAVLIGASGTPAVLPQVTLRERGYKGKIYQTSGVINNDFLRVGGKNVEGTLLPSGPVIVVDQLPDDQPTKATGLEYKKLYEETYGPNSLSTFGANAYDAWLLLKNAIPKAAAKAKPGTPEFRQALRDEIEHTANLPATHGVFNLTAQDHLGFAVDAPAMITIRNGTWAFVKANGS